One window from the genome of Hydractinia symbiolongicarpus strain clone_291-10 chromosome 1, HSymV2.1, whole genome shotgun sequence encodes:
- the LOC130645012 gene encoding integrator complex subunit 14-like, with translation MPTVILLDVSLSMARQVNCSDKSNRLIDLASGGLINFFDQLSVDCKLEYTAFVVFSSLYEILVKFTRDITVLKNACLSLDTYDKTVFESAFQCVETLVTEEWGLSVPINLVLITDGCSGIGDGSLKESLRTMSSRNADSQFPIPFSFPCHLSIICLSKDCEAEKDYLKQLISLNNERGELILPDSVSEVGVARCFSKLLNIHYNRYEAALQCGHFLSTITLSPAPNFQNSLPAVMNTYHHEHDVVDVTKLKLGSVLNIIGFMDLQDICNPPYMSRHVVLPVVSVSQDCKSMQKDAISFQPSFCVLLHGSLKMKKMGAIVKLGEDWYGMLYSWADNKKKSTLMLSVFEPNQPFPWLGLLKNLGPAYELNTIPYQLDAKEDTEETPFPVPPPGRRSYHLQSNAVWIKSSGLQSDLQKLLRYAKKLPEKQSAFFKEVNRIRRAGVIYGFHELLYELATTLESEAARMSPEAIVQLRHVAEGLRNATHREVNKNIIAINMFRKKSTDT, from the exons ATGCCAACTGTAATACTTCTAGACGTTTCATTGTCTATGGCAAGACAAGTGAACTGTTCAGACAAGTCAAATCGCTTAATAGATCTTGCAAGTGGAGGCCTGATCAACTTTTTCGATCAACTTTCAGTCGATTGTAAATTGGAATATACAGCATTTGTTGTGTTTTCGTCGTTGTATGAAATTTTAGTAAAGTTCACAAGAGATATAACTGTATTGAAGAATGCATGTTTGTCACTAGATACTTATGATAAAACTGTATTTGAATCCGCCTTTCAATGTGTTGAGACGTTAGTTACAGAAGAGTGGGGTTTGTCCGTACCCATTAATCTTGTGTTGATCACAGATGGTTGTAGTGGCATTGGTGATGGATCATTGAAAGAATCACTGAGAACTATGTCTTCTCGAAATGCTGATTCTCAATTTCCTATACCATTTTCATTTCCTTGTCATTTAAGTATTATTTGTTTATCAAAGGATTGTGAAGCAGAAAAAGACTATTTAAAACAGCTTATCTCACTGAATAACGAGAGAGGGGAGTTAATTCTCCCAGATAGCGTGTCAGAGGTAGGTGTAGCACGATGTTTTAGTAAATTATTAAACATCCACTATAATCGATATGAAGCTGCTCTTCAATGTGGTCATTTTTTATCCACCATCACACTGTCGCCAGCACCGAATTTTCAGAACTCTCTACCAGCTGTTATGAATACTTACCACCATGAACATGATGTTGTTGATGTTACTAAACTAAAGTTGGGCTCTGTTTTAAATATTATTGGATTTATGGACCTACAGGACATCTGTAATCCACCTTACATGTCCAGACATGTGGTGCTACCCGTTGTTTCAGTATCACAAGATTGTAAAAGCATGCAAAAAGATGCAATTAGTTTTCAGCCTTCGTTTTGTGTATTGTTGCATGGTAGTTTGAAGATGAAAAAAATGGGAGCTATTGTAAAACTCGG TGAAGACTGGTATGGAATGTTATACTCATGGGCTGACAACAAAAAGAAATCGACATTAATGCTTTCCGTCTTTGAACCAAATCAACCGTTTCCATGGCTGGGATTACTGAAGAATCTAGGACCTGCCTACGAGCTAAATACTATCCCGTATCAATTGGATGCTAAGGAGGATACTGAAGAAACACCGTTTCCTGTGCCTCCTCCTGGGAGACGgagttatcatctgcaaagtaaTGCTGTATGGATTAAGTCTTCTGGCCTACAG TCTGACTTACAGAAGCTGCTGAGATATGCGAAGAAGTTGCCAGAAAAGCAATCAGCCTTCTTTAAG gaaGTAAATAGAATTAGACGAGCTGGTGTCATTTACGGTTTTCACGAATTGCTCTACGAGCTTGCTACGACTCTTGAAAGCGAAGCTGCTCGAATGTCACCGGAAGCAATCGTGCAGTTGCGTCATGTAGCCGAAGGTTTGAGAAACGCTACACATAGGGAAGTTAATAAGAACATCATTGCTATCAACATGTTTCGTAAGAAATCAACAGACACGTAA
- the LOC130658636 gene encoding carboxypeptidase A2-like — MNTLVYVVLNALFFSVVYGSNEKYRGNQLLELKPSTQKKSMKLLKFMDTHKASTVEVWSRNGSNCQIQMTAQGAQLLKSFCQLENINYKVVIADVKRAIDTEIQHNEATISFGFNYEKFNRYDPIVQELFRLQTQFAHLMKVSMVGRSYEDRPLFLVRISECMSGCHRRFADDKPIIWIDGGIHAREWISVAAALYMMKQVQINNNKKCLCHSSICILCFFLLPAAFCNKYFFKQKDKYIRYTATKTTHN, encoded by the exons ATGAATACACTTGTTTACGTGGTACTTAACGCGCTGTTCTTTTCAGTCGTCTATGGTAGCAATGAGAAATACCGAGG AAACCAGCTGCTGGAGTTGAAGCCTTCCACACAGAAAAAGAGCATGAAACTTTTGAAATTTATGGATACTCACAAAGCGTCGACG GTTGAAGTTTGGAGCAGAAATGGATCCAATTGTCAGATCCAAATGACAGCTCAGGGAGCACAGTTATTAAAATCTTTTTGTCAGCTTGAAAATATAAACTATAAAGTTGTTATCGCTGACGTAAAGCGAGCAATAGATACAGAAATCCAACACAACGAAGCGACCATCTCGTTTGGTTTTAACTATGAAAAGTTTAACAGATATGACCCG ATCGTTCAAGAGTTGTTCAGATTGCAAACACAATTTgcacatttaatgaaagtgtcAATGGTTGGACGATCTTACGAAGACAGACCACTCTTTTTAGTCAGG ATTTCGGAGTGTATGAGTGGCTGTCACAGGCGTTTCGCTGATGATAAACCCATCATTTGGATAGATGGTGGGATCCATGCAAGAGAGTGGATATCTGTCGCTGCTGCGTTGTACATGATGAAACAGGTACagattaacaacaacaaaaaatgcttGTGTCACTCAAGTATTTGTATTCTCTGTTTTTTTCTCCTTCCAG CTGCGTTttgtaacaaatattttttcaaacaaaaagacaaatataTAAGATATACAGCCACCAAAACAACACACAACTAA
- the LOC130658470 gene encoding zinc carboxypeptidase-like, protein MTRYGADDEMTDLLRKNTFYFVPVFNPDGYEYSFTTDRMWRKTRTAFNRSTFCTDIDGELMAARGADANRNWDVMWGGVGSSSNPCDLLYKGVHPESEPCVKLYADQLRWKQHQLKSYWSLHSFFEVLFSPNSYTDKRPHDDAVIQRVGRKTTLALKKRFGTPYVFSTSFDLNMPVTGGAIDYVHDKLNVSFAYVIELRPRSAPPGFLLDPSEIIPTALETLDGILAGVKEIDAILQQKNTKP, encoded by the exons ATGACAAGGTATGGTGCAGATGATGAAATGACGGATTTGCTTCGAAAGAATACATTTTACTTTGTACCAGTCTTCAATCCTGACGGTTATGAGTATTCATTTACAACAGATAGAATGTGGCGCAAGACAAGAACGGCATTTAATAGGTCAACATTTTGTACCGATATTGATGGAGAATTAATGGCAGCGAGAGGTGCTGATGCAAACAGGAATTGGGATGTTATGTGGGGAG GAGTGGGTTCATCATCCAATCCGTGCGATCTACTTTATAAAGGTGTTCACCCTGAGTCAGAGCCGTGCGTTAAATTGTACGCAGACCAATTAAGATGGAAACAGCACCAATTAAAATCGTATTGGAGTTTACATTCGTTTTTCGAAGTACTGTTCTCTCCTAATTCTTATACTGATAAACGGCCGCACGACGACGCCGTTATA CAACGTGTCGGGAGAAAGACTACCTTAGCGCTGAAAAAACGATTTGGCACGCCTTACGTATTTTCTACTTCATTTGATCTCAACA TGCCAGTTACTGGTGGAGCTATCGATTATGTGCACGACAAATTAAACGTGAGCTTCGCATATGTAATAGAATTAAGACCGCGGTCTGCTCCCCCTGGGTTTCTTCTTGATCCGAGTGAAATCATCCCCACAGCTTTGGAAACACTGGATGGTATATTAGCAGGTGTAAAAGAGATCGACGCAATTTTACaacagaaaaatacaaaaccatga
- the LOC130645028 gene encoding zinc carboxypeptidase-like — protein MYHFVVLVLCILRIVSSHFNREYAGTKLVNLVAPNKHCYESLEQYLSVNMLDMYVEARTPSLSIEVVVSRKKYGGLRKYCQRQHISIAVLVEDVKREIDNENYLNNNMHYNTFNYERYNRYHDIQAELHRLTFLHPTLMRVCTVGYSWEGKPLLIVKVSEDVISCQKDDKPIVWIDSGMHGREWITVATGMNILKKLVDNYQRNETIRTLLRQKTFYFVPVFNPDGYAHTFTTDRLWRKTKTSFAHSECYGADPNRNWNIMWGGSKKKSDPCSLFYRGMEAESEPCVHTYATILRRKQKALQAYFTLHSFYELLFIPNSYTRKPPSDIAEIYRVGNIFVNAIKRRHNTEYNAVSASFLFGPTFGVSADYVHDKLNVTHSYIVELRGGLKFRFMLPPNQIKPTGEETYDAIVASVQAIES, from the exons ATGTACCATTTTGTGGTGTTAGTGTTGTGTATTCTTCGTATTGTTTCATCCCATTTCAATCGGGAGTATGCAGG TACGAAATTGGTCAATTTGGTTGCACCTAACAAGCACTGCTATGAATCTCTGGAGCAATATCTATCTGTTAATATG CTTGATATGTACGTTGAAGCAAGAACGCCCAGCTTATCGATAGAAGTGGTGGTCTCACGAAAAAAGTACGGGGGGCTAAGAAAATATTGCCAGCGTCAGCACATCAGTATCGCAGTCCTGGTGGAGGATGTGAAACGCGAGATCGATAATGAGAATTACCTCAATAACAACATGCATTACAACACGTTTAACTATGAACGATATAATCGATATCATGAC ATACAAGCTGAATTGCATCGATTAACATTTTTGCATCCGACTTTAATGCGAGTGTGCACGGTTGGTTATTCATGGGAAGGAAAGCCACTGCTTATCGTCAAG GTATCTGAAGATGTGATTAGCTGTCAAAAAGATGACAAACCAATAGTATGGATTGACAGTGGCATGCATGGTAGAGAATGGATTACTGTCGCCACTGGAATGAACATTTTGAAGAAG CTCGTGGACAACTACcagagaaatgagacaattcgaaCTCTGTTACGTCAAAAAACTTTCTACTTTGTCCCTGTATTTAATCCTGATGGTTATGCACACACATTTACCACCGACCGCTTGTGGCGAAAAACGAAAACAAGTTTCGCGCACTCAGAATGTTACGGCGCTGATCCTAACAGAAATTGGAATATTATGTGGGGAG gTTCAAAGAAGAAATCCGATCCATGCTCTCTCTTCTACAGAGGTATGGAAGCTGAATCCGAACCATGTGTTCACACGTACGCAACAATATTACGTCGCAAGCAGAAAGCACTACAAGCATACTTCACGTTACACTCGTTTTATGAACTTCTTTTCATTCCAAATTCTTATACACGCAAACCGCCCTCCGATATCGCTGAAATA TATCGCGTAGGTAACATTTTTGTCAATGCTATCAAAAGAAGACATAACACGGAATATAATGCAGTGTCAGCATCTTTTCTCTTTG GTCCAACATTTGGAGTTTCAGCCGATTACGTTCACGACAAATTGAACGTGACACACTCCTACATCGTGGAATTAAGAGGTGGTCTTAAATTTCGTTTCATGCTTCCGCCAAATCAAATAAAGCCAACCGGGGAAGAGACATACGATGCAATTGTAGCGAGTGTTCAAGCCATCGAAAGTTGA